One window from the genome of Spiractinospora alimapuensis encodes:
- a CDS encoding NADPH-dependent FMN reductase: MNTTPPKIAIIIGTTRPDATDTVRGVPRKGKAVGDWVEATAKTREDATYTLIDLADVRLPLFDEPLPPLMGTHVHPHTRDWAATTDAFDGFVFVTAEYNRSVPAALKNALDYLYAEWGDKAAAIVSYGALGGTNAADHLRAVLSELGVAHVPEQVTLGLYTDFEGLIDLAPQSHQPDRLHAMLDHLTAWTLALRPLRAA, translated from the coding sequence ATGAACACCACACCACCAAAGATCGCGATCATCATCGGCACCACCCGCCCCGACGCCACCGACACCGTGCGCGGCGTACCCCGGAAGGGAAAGGCCGTCGGCGACTGGGTCGAGGCGACCGCCAAGACCCGTGAGGACGCCACCTACACCCTCATCGACCTCGCCGACGTGCGTTTGCCGCTCTTCGACGAGCCGCTACCGCCCCTGATGGGCACCCACGTCCACCCCCACACCCGCGACTGGGCGGCCACCACCGACGCATTCGACGGCTTCGTTTTCGTCACCGCGGAGTACAACCGTTCCGTCCCCGCCGCGCTCAAGAACGCGCTGGACTACCTGTACGCCGAGTGGGGCGACAAGGCGGCCGCGATCGTCAGCTACGGTGCCCTCGGCGGAACCAACGCCGCCGACCACCTGCGCGCCGTCCTGTCCGAACTCGGCGTCGCCCACGTTCCCGAACAGGTCACCCTCGGGCTCTACACCGACTTCGAGGGACTGATCGACCTCGCCCCCCAGTCCCACCAACCCGACCGGCTCCACGCGATGCTCGACCACCTCACCGCCTGGACCCTCGCGCTACGCCCCCTACGCGCCGCCTGA
- a CDS encoding site-specific integrase: MSTEPGTDLLPLEVRTRLAQSDTAFLVDTEALHTVRSRFDDSQAASLARYLSAAQSENTLRAYRTDWITFAAWCVTQRRQSLPADPVDVAVFLAGVADQRDPDGGWALSVATVERRSAAIAAVHAAHGVASPSRSDVVRLTLRGVRRQRRGSPRRKRPVVLSTLEAMLAVRPEPGFPTGVARARDTLLLLAGFAGALRRGELVGLTVADVEVGTDPATLDPLVVLHLGATKTDPQARNEHRVVLPRGRAVATCPVCALAVWIPILAAHHRGADTAVRAAVGEHREGTGHVCGDLAAAHASGSGPLAELPPTQPLFVAVNRHGHVAGRAMTGRAVGDLVKRYAQRAGLDADAYGGHSLRAGFATQAALAGAADREIMRQGRWSTPRTVHGYIRSANPLDDNAVTQLGL; this comes from the coding sequence GTGAGCACCGAACCCGGCACCGACCTGCTCCCGCTCGAGGTACGCACCCGGCTGGCCCAGTCCGACACCGCGTTCCTGGTCGACACCGAGGCCCTGCACACCGTGCGGTCCCGGTTCGACGACTCCCAGGCCGCGTCGCTGGCCCGCTACCTCTCCGCGGCGCAGTCGGAGAACACGCTGCGCGCCTACCGCACCGACTGGATCACCTTCGCGGCCTGGTGTGTGACCCAGCGCCGCCAGAGCCTACCGGCCGACCCGGTGGATGTGGCGGTGTTCCTGGCCGGCGTCGCCGATCAACGGGACCCCGACGGCGGGTGGGCGTTGTCGGTGGCGACGGTGGAGAGACGCAGCGCCGCCATCGCCGCGGTGCACGCCGCGCACGGCGTGGCCTCGCCGTCCCGCAGTGACGTGGTGCGGTTGACGCTGCGGGGAGTTCGCCGCCAACGCCGGGGGAGTCCGCGCCGCAAACGACCGGTGGTGTTGTCGACGCTGGAGGCCATGCTGGCGGTGCGGCCCGAACCGGGGTTCCCCACCGGCGTGGCGCGGGCCCGCGATACGTTGCTGCTTCTCGCGGGGTTCGCGGGCGCGCTGCGACGCGGTGAGTTGGTGGGGTTGACGGTGGCCGACGTCGAGGTCGGGACGGACCCGGCCACCCTGGACCCGCTGGTGGTGCTGCACCTGGGGGCGACCAAGACCGATCCCCAGGCCCGAAACGAGCACCGGGTCGTGCTGCCGCGCGGCCGCGCCGTGGCCACCTGCCCCGTGTGCGCGCTGGCGGTGTGGATCCCCATTCTCGCCGCCCACCACCGCGGCGCCGACACGGCCGTACGCGCGGCCGTGGGGGAACACCGCGAGGGGACCGGTCACGTCTGCGGTGACCTCGCCGCCGCCCACGCCTCGGGGAGCGGCCCCTTGGCGGAGCTACCGCCCACCCAGCCCCTGTTCGTGGCGGTGAACCGACACGGCCACGTCGCCGGGCGGGCGATGACGGGCCGCGCAGTGGGTGACCTGGTGAAACGATACGCCCAGCGTGCGGGGTTGGACGCCGACGCCTATGGAGGCCACTCGCTGCGGGCCGGTTTCGCGACCCAGGCGGCGCTGGCGGGCGCCGCCGACCGCGAGATCATGCGCCAGGGCCGTTGGAGCACACCCCGCACGGTGCACGGCTACATCCGCAGCGCCAACCCGTTGGACGACAACGCCGTCACCCAACTGGGACTGTGA
- a CDS encoding helix-turn-helix domain-containing protein: MSGTELGAFIRARREGLSPRDVGLSVGARRRTPGLRRMELAGLAGLSVEYLTRLEQGRDRRPSTEVLRSLAHALRLTPQEHTHLYRLSKAAAGDVCEGQAGGADTAVTVRPSVAALLTRLEPTPAFLRDAAGDILAHTRGFAALVAHTGLLESEPANLAWFVFRDPRARQMVGDWEQVAREEAARLYAAAAVGEGSARRLVEVLRSASPDFAASEQHVGPPAGAGAQVWHHPEAGALRLDRECLTPATSAPLEIVVLLPADTATQEALDHVVGRPSAMMGA, translated from the coding sequence GTGAGCGGCACGGAGCTTGGGGCGTTCATTCGGGCGCGGCGCGAGGGCTTGAGTCCGCGGGATGTGGGGTTGAGCGTGGGGGCGCGTCGCCGCACGCCGGGGCTGCGGCGGATGGAGCTCGCCGGTCTGGCCGGGTTGAGTGTGGAGTACCTGACCCGTCTGGAGCAGGGTCGGGATCGTCGCCCGTCGACGGAGGTTTTGCGTAGTCTCGCCCACGCGCTGCGGCTCACCCCCCAGGAACACACCCACCTGTACCGCCTGTCCAAGGCCGCGGCCGGCGATGTGTGCGAGGGGCAGGCCGGCGGGGCGGACACGGCGGTGACGGTGCGGCCGAGTGTCGCCGCGCTGTTGACCCGGTTGGAGCCGACGCCGGCCTTCCTCCGCGACGCCGCCGGCGACATCCTCGCCCACACGCGCGGCTTCGCCGCGCTGGTCGCACACACCGGCCTGCTGGAGAGTGAACCGGCGAACCTGGCATGGTTCGTGTTCCGCGATCCGCGGGCCCGCCAGATGGTGGGGGACTGGGAGCAGGTCGCGCGGGAGGAGGCGGCCCGGCTGTACGCGGCCGCGGCGGTGGGCGAGGGCTCGGCGCGCCGGCTCGTGGAGGTGCTGCGCTCGGCCAGCCCGGACTTCGCCGCGAGTGAGCAGCACGTGGGCCCGCCGGCCGGCGCCGGTGCGCAGGTGTGGCACCATCCGGAGGCGGGGGCGCTGCGCCTGGACCGGGAGTGTTTGACTCCGGCGACGAGCGCGCCCCTGGAGATCGTGGTGCTGCTGCCCGCCGACACCGCCACGCAGGAGGCGCTTGACCACGTGGTGGGGCGGCCCTCGGCCATGATGGGAGCGTGA